In Pseudomonas resinovorans NBRC 106553, a single genomic region encodes these proteins:
- a CDS encoding prohibitin family protein — protein sequence MQFNNFSSSSKSPLALGLIAVSAVIGVGLLLGSFYTVDEKERAVVLRNGAFMEVADPGLHWKIPFIDSAKAISIQNNATKWDGLQAYSRDQQAATLSVSVSWHVPAGEVADVYKSYADLDGLLTRAISRHVPTQVENVFGQYTAVNAVQQRGKLVADIATAIKGAISGPVVIDSVQVENIDFSDAYEKSIEERMRAEVAVKTREQQLATEQIQARIVVTQAQATADSALAAARAEAESIQLRGEAEAKAIDARARALGSNPGLVELTKAERWNGVLPTTVLPGGTLPFIDAKK from the coding sequence ATGCAATTCAACAATTTCTCATCCTCCTCCAAATCTCCCCTGGCTCTCGGCTTGATTGCCGTTTCGGCCGTTATTGGCGTGGGTCTGCTGCTGGGTTCGTTTTACACCGTCGACGAGAAAGAGCGCGCAGTAGTCCTGCGCAACGGTGCCTTTATGGAGGTGGCAGATCCAGGCCTGCATTGGAAAATCCCCTTCATCGACAGCGCCAAAGCGATCTCGATACAGAACAACGCCACCAAGTGGGACGGCTTGCAGGCGTACAGCCGTGACCAGCAGGCTGCAACGCTGTCGGTCTCGGTCAGCTGGCACGTGCCGGCAGGTGAGGTCGCGGATGTCTACAAGAGCTACGCCGATCTGGACGGCCTGCTGACAAGGGCGATCAGCCGCCATGTCCCGACACAGGTAGAAAACGTCTTCGGTCAGTACACCGCCGTCAACGCCGTACAGCAACGCGGCAAGCTGGTTGCCGATATCGCCACCGCAATCAAGGGCGCAATCAGTGGACCGGTGGTGATCGACAGTGTGCAAGTCGAGAACATCGACTTCAGTGACGCCTACGAGAAGTCGATCGAAGAACGCATGCGCGCTGAGGTTGCCGTGAAGACTCGTGAGCAGCAACTGGCCACTGAGCAGATCCAGGCGCGGATTGTCGTCACCCAGGCCCAGGCTACCGCGGATTCGGCACTGGCCGCCGCACGTGCCGAAGCGGAAAGCATCCAGCTGCGCGGCGAAGCGGAAGCAAAAGCCATCGACGCCCGCGCCCGCGCCCTGGGCAGCAACCCCGGCCTGGTCGAGCTTACCAAAGCCGAGCGCTGGAACGGCGTGCTGCCTACCACGGTACTTCCAGGCGGAACCCTGCCGTTCATCGACGCCAAGAAGTAA